From one Catharus ustulatus isolate bCatUst1 chromosome 1, bCatUst1.pri.v2, whole genome shotgun sequence genomic stretch:
- the LOC117004624 gene encoding UPF0500 protein C1orf216 homolog: MAETVAVIPRDEEAIQNSSDDEDRFPTHDTVSASPGCSASPSLDNLNEDEESSGVPERLSVLSSRAVAQLKALTVPEKVSGGQAQRTAPGLAEHPLAAVDALLGSSSYSDNLLASLPAQSPCCDGKLCSEVLRAPRVPSEAGQALQAGTDTQQAGSSTEGSRPSSSLGSVVWMKTTTAMETLENKKKEEKEKYRLQLAMYRRLLLLRSIRSLHRQLEQQQARLQECYGTVINTKKEVLKHICSISPSPSP; this comes from the coding sequence ATGGCTGAGACAGTAGCTGTAATACCAAGAGATGAAGAGGCGATCCAAAACAGCAGTGATGATGAAGACCGATTTCCGACTCATGATACTGTATCAGCATCCCCTGGTTGCTCTGCCAGCCCTTCACTAGACAACCTAAATGAAGACGAGGAGAGCTCAGGAGTGCCAGAAAGACTGTCTGTCctctccagcagggcagtggcCCAGCTGAAAGCCCTGACTGTCCCAGAGAAGGTCAGTGGTGGCCAGGCACAGAGGAcagcccctgggctggctgAGCATCCTCTGGCAGCTGTAGATGCGTTGTTAGGTTCCTCCTCATACTCTGACAACCTGCTggcctccctgcctgcccaaaGCCCCTGCTGTGATGGCAAATTGTGTTCAGAGGTGCTACGGGCCCCGCGGGTGCCCAGTGAGGCCGGCCAGGCCCTGCAGGCTGGGACTGACAcgcagcaggcagggagcagcaccgAGGGCAGCAGGCCCTCTAGCAGTTTGGGCAGTGTTGTTTGGATGAAGACCACAACAGCAATGGAGACcttagaaaataagaaaaaggaggaaaaggagaagtaCCGGCTCCAGCTAGCCATGTACCGACGGCTCCTGCTGCTGCGCTCCATCAGGAGCTTGCAtaggcagctggagcagcagcaggccaggctgcaggaatgCTATGGCACGGTGataaatacaaagaaagaaGTGTTGAAACACATTTGCTCAATCTCGCCCTCACCTTCGCCGTAA